DNA sequence from the Manihot esculenta cultivar AM560-2 chromosome 11, M.esculenta_v8, whole genome shotgun sequence genome:
TGAATTGAGAAGTGGATGTGGTGATTGGCTTGGCCGCTTGCTGCTACTCGTTGGATAGAGTGGCAAAAGAGCAACTAAAACTGAAGTTTGTTTACAAGCCCTCCTCCTTCCTTCCCTTTTCTGAATTGTATTGGCAGAGGCATTTGGCCACAAAGTTTTatctctttttattattattattattattattattattattattatctttgttggccttggctacaacaaactctgaaaaggaaagaaagcctGAGGAATAAAAAGATAACCTGCTTTTCGTTGTCCTTCATGAGCTTTGAGATCTCTAGCTATAGGCCAGTATTCCAAGTTGAGCATGGTTGTTTTGTGGGGCTGAATGGCTCCAATGGATTTGGTTTTTTTCACATTAACATTCTTCGAATGTGCAATTCTACTTAAGAAACAACACAGTTTTCTATGGATAATAGTGAATTTGATTTTTCAGTATTGTGCCAAGGAGTTCAAGAATACTTCATAGTCTATCTTTTGCAAGGAACAAAGGATGTCCAAAGCATGTTTTGATCTAATCCCTCTTGCCCACAAATGCAAGCACACATGTTAGGTTGGGGACTTgcgatattttattttctcaaaattaattaattaattaattttgtaaagatttcaattaaagaaatttttttaaataaatccgATGTATCATGAATTAAAGTATTTTCAAGACAGTGagtctaatttattttttgtatagAGTAATTCACTTATATGTTCACGGTACATCGTttagataaatattttcattcaactataatattttgtattttataaaatttaacttttagtTTTGTTCAATTTTGgtcataattattaaattatataaataattaaaattataataatgaaataaaaattaataaaaattaaataaaattaataagaaatttaataGTGTTAATAAgattatggaaaaaaaaaattaaatttaatagtgttaataaaattatcttcaattaagaaaaaaaaaatttttttcattaattattttttttaatgcttTGATGGAACATACCTTTTGTAAAATTAAAGGATTTTAGGTTGATTATTAGATTTGATAAAATATAtggatatttaattaaatttaacaaattaaaattttctatatatatatatattaccacttttatttttattataaaaaattaaaagatcacAAAACCTTGGTTCTGTCATATctattttcaatttatataatcataatatctaagaaaataattttttttccttgagATTacgatatattttaatttatttttataataaaaagaaaatattaataataaaaaaaatttatgggtgaaataataatttatttgaatttatcttttatttattattttaattgatgaaaaaatgttaaaaaatatttaaaaaagaatgaaagaacCATGCGGgactaaataaaaaaagttttattaaaagtaatatattaaaaataataatttaaaaaaaaaaaaaaaacttcgtGCAGTTTCTTGGAGACGTGAAACCGTCTCGTCTCTTCTTCATCTGAAAAGCGCATCCTCTTATTCGATTATGGCCATGGAGATTGGCTATCAACAGTTCAGAGACCTTACGTTAGAGATTAAAGGGCAGAAAACAATCTAAAAGGAGAGAGAATCTTCATCCTCTCTTTCTCTCGTTTTCCCTCGCTTTCCTTTCTTTCCATCCTCGTCATCATCAAGAAGCAGACAAAAAATGAGCGTTATTGACATTTTATTCAGAGTCGATGAAATCTGCAAAAAATTCGACAAGCACGACGTCAACAAACAGCGCGAGTTCAATGCCTATGGAGATGATGCCTTCGCTCACCTCTATGCCTCTGTGGAGTCTGACATCGAAGCCGCGCTCAACGTTGATTCTGTTTCCTCATTCTCTTCTTCTGTTTCTGTtagtttttttttgtgtgtgtttgTTTGATACAGTTAGGAACACAGAatagaaagggaaaaaaaaaaaaaaaaaaacaaacaatgtGTTCGGAGGAATCACTTGTATGTATATTGACTGTGGCAGAACTCAATACAACGAAGTATCAATTACAAAACAGAGCTCTCCTCTCTTTTGTTTTACACTCAACAACAACACAGTGGAGGAAGAAAAAACGAGAAAACAACGATTCTAGAAGACAAGCTCCTAGCCCTGCCGAATTGCGGAGTACAAGCATCACTCTCCGATTGTACTCACGGAGAATACAATAAGGTGAATTGTCTATTCTTCTATTCTATTAATGCTTTGAAAATTGTATATCTGATTTGGTCTATGAATGTCTTCGTAATTGGCAATTGATGTTGTTGACAATCGACGTAGATTGAGGAAATTAGAGTTATCATAGTGGGACATATTGTTAGCATTGTAATCGATAATGTTATGGATTTAGATTGAGGAAATAAGAGTACACGTAGTGGGACAAGTCGTCAGAAATGAAGAAAGATGCTATATTATTTAAGGATTAAGGAGTCTAGAAAAAATACAAGAGTTTCTACCAACAGCTAATGAAAAGTACAAATGGAAGTGTACAGATGATTATAAATGAAGGCAGAGAAAGGGGACGAATAAGAATCTTGGTCTTATAAATCAATGCAAATTAGAGTAATTGGTTATCCTTATCTACCTAGCATGTGTTTCTTTTCCGTGAAATGGCAGAATGTCCTAAGCAGTTTACATTGTGAACTGAAGTTTACAAGAAAGAAGTTCAATTTGAAGAagtgaaattattttataagagAGAATTGTGAACAAAAGGTGGTACTTACACATTCTGTCATCATGGCAAATTGGAAATCTCTTTTGTAATTATACAATAAAACCAATTTGTAATAGGCTTCTGCACTCCAATGACTGGGCATGCCTATTTTCTCCTACTTGATAGGTTGCTTCTATATCTTTTAGGCATATGGTGTGATTTCATAACATAACACTGGAATACTTGTAACTATAGGTCAAAGGGCTTTCAAAAGAAGAACTAGAAATCTGTCATGATCTTGTTCTTGCACTGCCAGAGAGGATTCAAGCCAAACCAGATGGGACCATCGTAAAAGACAAACAAACTGGAGGATGGGCAGGATCAGCACCTAACAAAAATGTCAAGTTTGACTCGTCTGGTAATTAGTATTTTGAAATTGCTAATGCCCTTTCTTTTGGATGTAAGCTTGTAACATTTACTAGTTTCACTACTGGACTGGCTACAACAGATGAACAACTTCAAGATGATTTTACCAACAAAGTGAAGAATCAAGTCAATTTAGACGAGTATGAAATGTGGAAGTTAAAACAGGCATGTACTTCATGATTAATTTGCTGCTGCAGTATGTATTCCATAGTTGAAAGAAGTGATTTTATTAGGATCCCATGCTTCCTAACATTTGCCTTTGCCTTCGTATTTGTAGAGGATCAAGGTCTTGATTTTATATTGGAAGAATTGGAGACACTGAAGAATTTGGCTCATGATATGAATGAGGTTGGTTACGCACATGCTGTGATATTTGATTCATGATATgaattctatatatatatttatgtttgtTACATAAGTAGAGAGAGGAGAGAAAGATAGTGATTAATCCTTTGCTTTATTATGCTCAGGAATTGGATAGGCAAGTTCCTCCAATTGACGAAATTGATAAAGGTGAGTATTAGCCTTCATGATATCTTGTAAATCAGATCATGGAGACAAAATCTATTAGAGTTTCCTAAATGCTTCAGTTTTGCTGCTTTCGTAGGTGGTCAAGGCAACTTCAAATCTTATAAATACAAATGTTTGGATCAAGAAAACAATTGTCCAGGGAAGTaatataaatacaaatattttacttttatatgtTCCACCATAGTCTTTAATTCAGCATACCCTTTTTCTAATTGAATTAGACATTGTTCCAATAAATAGCTTCTCCTCCCAGATGAGTTCCAGTAGGAACTTCTGCATTGACATTATTCTGCTTTGTGTAAGCCTGGGGATTGCATCCTATACCTACAAGTACTTCCTtgtctatttttaaatttgacatATTTGGAAGCATATAcctttcactttatttttttagtttcctGACTTGATTATGGAATAATTTTGAATTGATTTTCTTAACGTACTTGGTTAAGAATTTGATGGCAAAAGACTGGTTTGTAAAAGGGGCTTAAGTATTCAAGTACTAAATAAAAACCATAGCCAGTGAAAACTGTCAGTGTGCAGTTTTTgctcttttttttattcatgTTGAAATATAATGACTTTGATTTCCAAGTTCAGTTATATAATGCAATTCTATCAGGAAGGATGGACCATTTCTATATACATCTCATCAAAATATCCATCTTATTAAGAATGATTTTCATCATCTGAGTGTCTTTTCTGTTTTCTTTCATTATCTTAAGCACTTGTTCATTTATTATACTGCCAGCAAAGAATTTTTTCACTTTTGGATTTTTGTATCAACCCCTTGATAATAGTTATTGGAGCTTTAAACATAtggtaaaacataaaattttatcatactGTGATATGTTATGCTCTTTTGCCTGTCAATGACTTCTAGCATATTATTGCATATCATACAAAGACTATTTTACATCTAAGGAGCATCTTAATCTGGGGGCTTTTTATGTTTCTGCATCCAAGTTTATTGTAGGCATTATCATGGTTGCAAGTTAGGAAACTCGCATTTATCAATACTAAACTATGAGTCCATGCTTGTGTTGTAACAGAATTAGCAACAGATTATTCTTGATAAACAGAATGCTGCCTTGGTTGATCGATTGCCCATCTTCATCGAAATCTGTTCATCTTGGCTGCCTTATATACATTCTTTGCTGTACAGTCGGACTTGTGCTAATAGCCTTCTGTAAAGTGTTCATTACTGtaaatatttacaatagaaGGCCAATTCATCAAGCTCAAGAAAGCCATTGATTGGATCATATGTGTTAGGAGCATAGACCCTTTCTTGTGACTGGTTTTGGTGGTAGTAGCTCAAATCACTCCTGGGTACCATGTATCTAGGTAGAAGATCCTCATCTCTATTGCCATTGTTTAGCTTATTGTTGGATGGATGGAGATTTTCACACCTAGCTTCCTCATTAGGTTTCATCTTCAGTGAGCTATAATTGTCAAAAGAAGAAACTGTTATTGGAGAATTCAACATATCGCTACCATCTTCATAAACCACACTGTTGTCCTTATCACTTCGTTGGTTGCTAAGACATGAAATGGTGTCAATTGGAGGTAAAGTTTGCCCAGCAAGGATTGAAGCTAAGAATCTACGATCTTTGTTAAAACAATCAGTGATCAGTTCATTGCTATAGTTGGTGTATGTACCACGTGCTTCCTCCATCTTTGGTAAGTACCAAATGTCATCTTTGTTCTGGTCATCTTGAACTTCATTTATGTTCTTTGATACATTGCCTTTTTGTCGAACTCGACATAATACCCAGTCATCTAACTGTAAAAACAAGacctttttttatttgatttaacgAGATATTTCAGTGAAA
Encoded proteins:
- the LOC110626227 gene encoding syntaxin-72; amino-acid sequence: MSVIDILFRVDEICKKFDKHDVNKQREFNAYGDDAFAHLYASVESDIEAALNNSIQRSINYKTELSSLLFYTQQQHSGGRKNEKTTILEDKLLALPNCGVQASLSDCTHGEYNKVKGLSKEELEICHDLVLALPERIQAKPDGTIVKDKQTGGWAGSAPNKNVKFDSSDEQLQDDFTNKVKNQVNLDEYEMWKLKQRIKVLILYWKNWRH
- the LOC110626226 gene encoding NAC domain-containing protein 1; the protein is MESEACQNFNLPPGFRFHPSDEELIVHYLKNKVASRPLPASIIAEINLYQHNPWELPKKALFGEDEWYFFSPRDRKYPKGARPNRAAGSGYWKATGTDRPILNSSGSKNIGVKKALVFYLGRPPKGTKTDWIMNEYRLLDAMVKPCRSKGSMRLDDWVLCRVRQKGNVSKNINEVQDDQNKDDIWYLPKMEEARGTYTNYSNELITDCFNKDRRFLASILAGQTLPPIDTISCLSNQRSDKDNSVVYEDGSDMLNSPITVSSFDNYSSLKMKPNEEARCENLHPSNNKLNNGNRDEDLLPRYMVPRSDLSYYHQNQSQERVYAPNTYDPINGFLELDELAFYCKYLQ